From one Syntrophales bacterium genomic stretch:
- the tyrS gene encoding tyrosine--tRNA ligase, whose product MNVFDVLQERGFVEQVNEPERVRDLLGKDQITCYIGFDPTATSLHVGSLVPVMALWHVQEGGHRPIVLIGGGTALIGDPSGKTEMRQILTKEQVNFNAECIRRQLSRYLDFKDDKALMLNNADWLTRLNYIEFLRDIGRHFSVNRMLAAESYRMRFEKGLNFIEFNYMLLQAYDFLYLFQHYDCVLQMGGNDQWGNMLAGCELIRRVEGKDAYCVTFPLITTSSGHKMGKTERGTVWLDAELTSPYEFYQFWVNTEDEDVKRFLLLFTTLPVEEIEIVDQLANEDLNVAKSVLAYETTRITHGIDAARAAWRASIGVFRGRTVDPAVFPSSSIPRSIDEDDLSAIPSMFISREILESGIMAYELFHSTGLCVSRSEARRLILQGGAYVNERPVKTVDEIVSLKDADGSGRIMLRKGKKKYFLIQVRDQ is encoded by the coding sequence ATGAATGTGTTTGATGTGTTGCAGGAAAGAGGCTTTGTGGAGCAAGTAAATGAACCCGAGAGGGTGCGGGACCTTCTGGGAAAGGACCAAATTACGTGTTATATTGGTTTTGATCCAACAGCAACAAGCCTACACGTCGGTTCCTTAGTGCCTGTTATGGCATTGTGGCATGTGCAGGAGGGTGGCCATAGACCGATTGTGCTGATTGGTGGTGGAACGGCGCTAATCGGAGATCCTTCTGGTAAGACAGAAATGCGACAGATCCTTACAAAGGAACAGGTGAATTTTAATGCGGAATGCATCCGTAGGCAATTGAGTCGTTATCTTGATTTCAAAGATGACAAGGCACTGATGTTGAACAATGCTGATTGGTTAACGAGGCTGAATTACATAGAATTCCTAAGGGATATTGGTAGACATTTTAGTGTTAATAGAATGTTAGCGGCTGAATCTTATAGGATGCGTTTTGAAAAAGGTTTAAACTTTATAGAGTTCAACTATATGCTTCTACAAGCTTATGATTTCCTTTATCTATTTCAGCATTATGATTGTGTGCTGCAGATGGGAGGTAACGATCAATGGGGCAACATGCTTGCGGGCTGCGAGTTAATTAGAAGGGTCGAAGGTAAGGATGCCTATTGTGTTACCTTTCCTTTAATAACAACCTCATCGGGTCATAAGATGGGAAAAACGGAAAGAGGAACCGTTTGGCTCGATGCCGAATTGACGTCTCCCTATGAGTTCTATCAGTTCTGGGTAAATACGGAGGACGAGGATGTTAAACGATTTCTTTTGCTTTTTACAACGCTGCCCGTTGAGGAAATTGAGATAGTTGACCAACTTGCTAATGAAGATCTGAATGTGGCCAAATCAGTTTTGGCTTACGAGACTACGAGAATAACTCATGGAATAGATGCGGCCAGGGCGGCCTGGAGAGCTTCAATTGGGGTGTTCAGAGGACGTACTGTTGATCCCGCTGTTTTTCCCTCTAGTAGTATACCTCGTTCCATCGATGAAGATGATCTTTCTGCTATCCCGTCGATGTTTATATCCAGGGAAATCTTGGAGTCCGGTATAATGGCCTATGAACTTTTCCATAGCACGGGGTTATGTGTATCTAGGAGTGAAGCAAGACGACTGATTCTTCAGGGGGGAGCTTATGTAAATGAGAGACCAGTTAAAACGGTAGATGAGATCGTTAGTCTCAAAGATGCGGATGGATCAGGACGGATAATGTTGCGTAAGGGGAAGAAAAAATATTTCTTAATACAGGTTCGGGATCAGTAG
- a CDS encoding TIGR00282 family metallophosphoesterase, whose amino-acid sequence MPGKMRIMFIGDIVGRPGRRAVRELLPLLIKEKSVDFVVANCENAAAGFGITRDIVEDLFSYGIDVLTTGNHVWDKKEAMEFIVDYESLLRPANYPEGVPGRGSVLMPTRSGAHVGVVNLAGRVFMRPSDCPFRTVEKEILRLLPRTKIIVIDFHAEATSEKVAMGWFLDGRVSGVFGSHTHVQTADERILPGGTAYITDAGMTGPFDSVIGIKKEAIFDRFLLQIPNRFEVAKGDVRLQGVIFDVDERNGKSFSIERISIGLTSSLPDEG is encoded by the coding sequence ATGCCAGGTAAAATGAGGATTATGTTCATTGGAGACATTGTTGGGCGTCCGGGTAGGAGAGCAGTTCGGGAATTGTTGCCGTTATTGATAAAAGAAAAATCGGTAGATTTCGTGGTAGCTAATTGCGAAAATGCTGCGGCAGGTTTCGGTATAACGAGAGACATTGTAGAAGATTTATTTAGTTATGGCATTGATGTGCTCACTACAGGGAATCATGTATGGGATAAAAAGGAGGCAATGGAATTCATAGTGGACTACGAGAGTCTTTTGAGACCTGCAAATTATCCTGAGGGTGTTCCTGGTCGTGGAAGCGTGTTAATGCCCACAAGGTCAGGGGCTCATGTGGGTGTAGTTAACCTGGCGGGACGGGTTTTTATGAGACCGAGTGACTGTCCCTTCAGAACTGTGGAAAAAGAGATTTTAAGATTGTTACCTAGAACAAAGATCATTGTTATCGATTTCCATGCAGAAGCTACTTCGGAGAAGGTGGCAATGGGGTGGTTTCTTGATGGGCGAGTTAGTGGTGTTTTTGGTTCTCATACCCATGTGCAAACGGCTGATGAGAGAATTTTACCGGGTGGTACTGCATATATCACAGATGCTGGGATGACAGGACCATTTGATTCTGTTATAGGCATAAAGAAGGAAGCTATATTTGACAGATTCCTCTTACAGATTCCCAACAGATTTGAAGTCGCGAAGGGGGATGTTCGTCTCCAGGGTGTGATTTTCGATGTCGATGAAAGAAATGGAAAATCGTTTAGTATTGAGAGAATCTCCATCGGATTAACATCTTCATTACCAGATGAAGGTTGA
- the rny gene encoding ribonuclease Y codes for MSASILVLTIVSALVGMTVGALLFYVVQKRKESHSLTLANRIVEEAKKEAENIKKEVLLQARENIIKIRAELEKETKEHKQELEILEKKIRAKEENLEKRMDLLSQKESVLENKEKMLVAKEIALQKKEECLERQLDEQKKKLEEIAGMTAEEAKNALITSMETEARIEAASIIRKIEEETKKTAEKKAQEIILYAIQRYASDYIAENTVSVVSLPNEEMKGRIIGREGRNIRAIEAATGVDLIVDDTPEAVVLSSFDPVRREVARISLERLISDGRIHPGRIEEVVKKVRSEVEAIIRETGERVCFDLGIHDIHPELIKLLGSLKFRKSFSQNVLQHSIEVAHLAGMMAAELKLNVKEAKRAGLLHDIGKAVDHEVEGTHAAIGAEYARKFGESPQIVQAIATHHDDDRTSSLLGVLVQAADTLSAARPGARREMLESYLKRLEELEKIANSFSGVDRCYAIQAGREIRIIVENEKISDNDAVMLCREIVKKIERDLTYPGQIKVTVIRETRVSDYAR; via the coding sequence TTGTCAGCGAGCATATTAGTGTTAACGATAGTTTCAGCACTCGTTGGGATGACTGTAGGTGCCTTACTGTTTTACGTTGTCCAGAAAAGAAAGGAGTCCCACTCGTTAACTTTAGCGAACCGGATAGTTGAAGAGGCTAAGAAAGAGGCAGAGAATATAAAGAAAGAGGTTCTGCTACAGGCTCGGGAAAACATTATAAAAATCAGAGCAGAGCTGGAGAAAGAAACTAAGGAACATAAACAGGAATTAGAAATACTGGAGAAAAAAATTCGGGCGAAGGAAGAGAATTTAGAGAAAAGAATGGATCTTCTTTCGCAGAAGGAGAGTGTATTAGAAAACAAAGAGAAAATGCTGGTTGCAAAGGAGATCGCGTTACAGAAGAAGGAGGAATGTCTTGAGCGGCAGCTGGATGAACAGAAAAAGAAGCTTGAAGAGATTGCAGGAATGACAGCGGAAGAGGCTAAGAACGCTTTAATAACTTCAATGGAGACGGAGGCAAGAATAGAAGCCGCATCCATAATAAGAAAGATAGAGGAAGAGACTAAAAAAACTGCCGAAAAAAAAGCCCAGGAAATTATCCTCTACGCTATACAGCGTTATGCAAGTGACTATATAGCCGAAAATACAGTTTCAGTAGTTAGTCTTCCCAATGAGGAAATGAAGGGAAGAATTATCGGTAGGGAAGGAAGAAACATAAGGGCAATAGAAGCGGCTACGGGTGTTGATTTGATTGTGGATGATACCCCAGAAGCTGTAGTCCTTTCCAGTTTCGATCCTGTGCGTAGAGAGGTGGCGAGGATCTCACTGGAACGCTTAATTTCCGATGGAAGGATACATCCGGGTAGAATCGAAGAGGTAGTGAAGAAGGTGAGAAGTGAGGTCGAGGCTATTATAAGAGAAACCGGTGAGAGGGTATGTTTCGATCTGGGAATTCATGATATTCACCCTGAATTAATAAAATTGCTAGGAAGCCTGAAGTTTAGAAAGAGTTTTTCACAGAATGTATTGCAACATTCCATTGAGGTGGCCCATCTGGCGGGAATGATGGCAGCTGAGTTGAAACTTAATGTTAAAGAGGCAAAGAGGGCAGGACTTCTCCATGACATTGGAAAAGCCGTGGATCACGAAGTTGAAGGAACACACGCTGCAATAGGAGCTGAGTATGCACGTAAATTTGGTGAATCACCGCAGATTGTTCAAGCAATAGCCACTCATCATGATGATGATCGGACGAGCTCATTGCTAGGTGTGCTCGTTCAGGCGGCTGACACGCTGTCAGCGGCGAGGCCTGGGGCGAGACGGGAAATGCTGGAAAGTTATTTGAAGCGTCTTGAAGAGTTAGAGAAGATTGCAAACTCGTTCAGTGGTGTGGATAGGTGTTACGCGATTCAGGCGGGCAGAGAAATACGTATTATTGTGGAGAATGAGAAGATTTCTGATAATGATGCGGTAATGCTTTGCAGAGAGATAGTAAAAAAAATCGAGCGGGATCTTACATACCCTGGTCAGATTAAAGTGACTGTCATACGAGAAACCAGGGTGTCTGATTATGCCAGGTAA
- a CDS encoding cell division protein ZapA: MSKKRFCIEILGQALEVVSDAEEDHVRKVVDLVNAKAEDLKYKTFVWDTLNLAILIALNIADDYLKLKAEKEDTIHTVERRSKQLIDLIDHSL, encoded by the coding sequence TTGTCGAAGAAGCGTTTTTGCATAGAAATTTTAGGGCAAGCATTGGAGGTTGTGAGTGATGCAGAAGAAGACCATGTGCGTAAAGTGGTTGACTTAGTAAATGCAAAGGCTGAGGATCTTAAGTACAAGACGTTTGTTTGGGATACCCTCAATCTTGCAATTCTCATTGCTTTGAATATTGCCGATGATTATTTAAAATTAAAGGCTGAAAAAGAGGACACAATACACACTGTAGAGCGTCGCTCGAAGCAATTGATCGACCTAATTGATCATAGTCTCTAA
- the dusB gene encoding tRNA dihydrouridine synthase DusB, with protein MKIGSVVLEGNVFLAPMAGVTDYPFRALVRKFGCPLAYTEMLSASGVVNGSERTFFAVEEDDRPIGVQIFGSCPVVMSEAAQVLENMGADIIDINMGCPARKVVSAGAGAALLRDLRRAEKIIQEVRKKIKVPLTIKIRSGWNHEEICVVEISRMAAANGVDAIIVHPRTAVMGFSGRADWGLIREVKNAVKIPVIGNGDVRTLSDMERMISETGCDGVMIGRGALGRPWIFAHLLRRCGSEFWTLNDRLPIINHHVQKIMEVEPNRYLWRNFRKHLLWYTKGLPGSARLRNELSRIDDVEVLKEKLYILFTESHSRFTFNI; from the coding sequence ATGAAAATTGGTTCTGTTGTTTTGGAAGGAAACGTTTTTCTTGCTCCGATGGCCGGGGTGACTGATTATCCTTTTCGGGCCTTGGTTCGGAAGTTTGGGTGTCCTTTAGCCTATACGGAGATGTTGAGTGCTAGTGGTGTTGTGAACGGATCAGAGCGTACCTTTTTTGCTGTGGAAGAGGATGACCGACCAATTGGTGTTCAGATATTTGGTTCATGTCCGGTAGTCATGTCTGAAGCGGCGCAGGTTTTGGAGAATATGGGGGCTGACATTATCGATATTAACATGGGTTGTCCCGCCAGAAAAGTGGTGTCGGCAGGTGCAGGAGCGGCACTCCTGCGTGACTTGAGAAGGGCTGAAAAAATTATTCAGGAAGTTAGAAAGAAGATCAAAGTCCCGCTGACTATAAAAATTCGTTCTGGTTGGAACCACGAGGAGATCTGTGTAGTAGAAATATCCCGTATGGCGGCGGCAAATGGTGTGGATGCCATAATTGTACATCCCCGAACAGCCGTAATGGGATTTAGTGGAAGGGCTGATTGGGGATTAATCAGAGAGGTAAAGAACGCTGTTAAGATTCCTGTTATTGGCAATGGTGATGTCCGAACGCTTTCTGATATGGAGAGGATGATTTCAGAAACAGGTTGTGATGGGGTAATGATAGGACGGGGAGCCTTAGGTAGGCCGTGGATTTTTGCCCATCTTTTGAGAAGATGTGGAAGCGAGTTTTGGACTTTAAATGATCGCTTACCAATCATTAATCATCACGTCCAAAAAATTATGGAGGTTGAACCAAATAGATATCTTTGGAGGAACTTTCGCAAACATCTGCTGTGGTACACAAAGGGACTTCCGGGGAGTGCGCGCCTCAGAAATGAGCTTAGCAGGATCGATGATGTAGAGGTATTAAAGGAAAAACTCTATATTTTGTTTACAGAAAGTCATTCTCGATTTACTTTTAACATTTAA
- a CDS encoding NTP transferase domain-containing protein, which produces MRTIILAAGKGKRMGSALPKVLNPLCGRPMLAYVVECARQIGSKQVVIVVGHQARLVMEAFSSYNVTFVLQVPQLGTGHAVLQTEDLFLHHEGSVLILCGDVPLIRVSTLEAFCEYHRSRESHITIMTTCPEDPGSYGRVVRDDNGSVLKIVEASDAQGEERDIREVNTGIFLVDTKFLFRAVRTIQPRNVQGEYYLTDIVYIARKEGLKVEAFLAEDPHEFIGINTQEDLVKAEMILKGRLNS; this is translated from the coding sequence TTGAGGACCATAATCTTGGCTGCAGGGAAGGGTAAGCGTATGGGTTCAGCTCTCCCAAAGGTTCTAAACCCTTTGTGTGGAAGACCGATGCTCGCTTACGTTGTAGAATGCGCGCGACAGATAGGTTCAAAACAAGTGGTGATTGTGGTGGGTCATCAAGCGCGTTTGGTCATGGAGGCATTTTCAAGTTACAATGTAACGTTTGTATTACAGGTGCCTCAGCTTGGAACAGGTCATGCTGTGTTACAGACTGAGGATCTTTTCCTTCATCATGAGGGTTCTGTTCTAATCCTATGCGGTGATGTACCTCTAATAAGGGTGTCTACATTGGAGGCGTTTTGCGAATACCATAGAAGTCGAGAGTCTCATATCACAATAATGACGACGTGTCCGGAGGATCCTGGAAGTTATGGTAGAGTAGTGAGGGATGACAATGGTTCGGTGCTGAAAATTGTTGAGGCAAGTGATGCCCAAGGTGAGGAACGAGATATAAGAGAGGTAAACACTGGAATTTTCCTCGTTGATACTAAGTTTCTTTTCAGAGCTGTTAGAACCATACAACCGAGAAATGTTCAGGGAGAGTATTATCTGACTGATATTGTATATATTGCGCGGAAAGAGGGTTTGAAAGTGGAGGCATTTTTAGCTGAAGATCCTCATGAATTCATAGGGATTAATACACAAGAAGATCTGGTGAAGGCTGAAATGATTCTAAAAGGTCGTTTGAACAGTTAA
- the purD gene encoding phosphoribosylamine--glycine ligase, producing MPLRILLIGNGAREHVIAETLVKSKRNPELYAFMKTNNPGIADLSSATMLGNYSDLKVIVEFAKKNKVDFAFIGPEDPLNEGVVDVLAEAGIPSIGPFKNLARLETSKSFTRNLLRKHGIPGNPHFRVFNNLEGIEAFTKTIGSFVIKPDGLTGGKGVMVQGDHFNSLEEGLKLCEFVLENHPCVIIEEKVEGEEFSLQCFCDGKTVIPTPPVQDHKRRFVGDKGPNTGGMGSYSCEDHSLPFLEKEDLTAALDITSQVANALFKEEGLYYKGIMYGGFIATKDGVKLLEYNARFGDPEAMNVLPLLKNDFVDICEAIIHGKLNEITVEFERKATVCKYIVPKGYGLPKDHPDASSTSARIEIGDTGDAKLYFASIDRKEDGLYMTTSRAIGIVGIGSNLREAEAKAEKATKSIRGPVDYRPDIGTEELINKRIKHMRDLRRKQ from the coding sequence ATGCCCTTGAGAATCTTACTAATTGGTAACGGAGCACGGGAGCACGTTATCGCTGAGACTCTGGTGAAATCAAAAAGAAATCCAGAACTTTATGCATTTATGAAAACCAACAATCCTGGAATTGCAGATCTCTCCTCAGCCACAATGTTAGGAAATTACAGCGATCTTAAAGTCATCGTGGAATTTGCAAAGAAAAACAAAGTTGATTTTGCCTTTATAGGACCTGAAGATCCCCTTAACGAGGGCGTTGTAGATGTCCTTGCAGAAGCAGGTATTCCCAGCATTGGGCCATTCAAAAACCTCGCTCGCCTAGAAACCTCCAAATCATTTACCCGAAACCTCCTCAGAAAACATGGCATACCAGGAAATCCCCACTTCCGTGTTTTCAACAACCTGGAAGGAATCGAAGCCTTTACAAAAACAATTGGATCTTTCGTTATAAAACCTGATGGCCTCACAGGAGGCAAAGGCGTAATGGTGCAGGGAGACCACTTCAACTCGCTGGAAGAAGGTTTGAAGCTCTGCGAGTTTGTGTTAGAAAACCATCCTTGTGTTATTATCGAGGAAAAGGTAGAGGGAGAAGAATTTTCACTTCAGTGCTTCTGCGATGGTAAAACCGTGATTCCTACCCCCCCCGTTCAGGATCATAAAAGACGCTTCGTGGGAGACAAAGGTCCCAACACAGGAGGTATGGGTTCGTATTCATGCGAGGATCACTCCCTACCTTTCTTGGAGAAAGAAGATCTCACCGCTGCCCTGGATATAACATCTCAGGTAGCCAATGCCCTATTCAAAGAGGAAGGCCTTTATTACAAAGGCATCATGTACGGGGGTTTCATAGCAACCAAAGATGGTGTCAAACTCCTGGAGTACAATGCCCGTTTTGGCGATCCAGAAGCGATGAATGTCCTACCCCTTCTCAAAAATGATTTTGTGGACATTTGTGAGGCTATTATTCACGGCAAACTAAACGAAATTACCGTAGAATTTGAAAGAAAAGCAACGGTATGTAAATACATCGTTCCGAAGGGCTACGGACTACCCAAGGACCATCCTGATGCATCTTCTACATCTGCGCGTATAGAAATCGGCGATACAGGGGATGCTAAACTCTATTTCGCATCCATTGACAGAAAAGAGGATGGACTGTATATGACCACATCTCGAGCTATTGGTATTGTGGGTATAGGATCAAATCTCCGTGAAGCAGAAGCAAAAGCAGAAAAAGCTACTAAATCAATACGGGGACCCGTCGACTACCGACCTGATATCGGTACAGAAGAGCTTATAAATAAAAGAATAAAACATATGAGAGATTTAAGAAGAAAGCAGTAG
- the purH gene encoding bifunctional phosphoribosylaminoimidazolecarboxamide formyltransferase/IMP cyclohydrolase, producing MKQNKIKTALISLTDKQGIEDFARGLLSFGVEILSTGGTAEHLRRAGVPVLEVSDYTQFPEIMDGRVKTLHPKIHGGILAKRDSREHLVAAEMHNIKFIDMLVINLYQFEKIIARENSTLDEILENIDIGGPAMIRAGAKNYKYVTVITDPEDYPSILREMNESGGSVSEGTNFKLALKAFQLTARYDGIISNYLGRLRLDGELRPFPETFTFQVSLVQELRYGENPHQKAAFYREISPTLSSIASARQLQGKELSYNNIMDADAAWQAVNDFSQPAAVIVKHANPCGVAISKDLKDAFFKALETDPVSAFGGIVAFNRPVDAETARLLTDIFLEIVIAPAFEEDAKVILSSKKNLRILEVPCLSAPPKGDFDFRRVVGGLLVQERDYDGTDIRKAKVVTERHPTDEEYEALDFAWRVVKYVKSNAIVVATKDKLLGVGAGQMSRVDAVRIALMKAGSAARGAVLASDAFFPFRDSVDLAAQAGITAIIQPGGSLRDEESIVAANEHGIAMIFTGVRHFRH from the coding sequence ATGAAACAAAACAAGATTAAAACTGCGCTTATCAGTCTTACCGATAAACAGGGTATTGAAGATTTCGCGAGAGGACTCTTGTCCTTCGGTGTGGAAATCCTATCCACAGGAGGGACTGCTGAGCACCTTAGACGGGCTGGTGTTCCAGTTCTTGAAGTATCAGATTACACCCAGTTCCCAGAAATAATGGATGGCCGGGTAAAAACACTTCATCCGAAAATACACGGAGGCATACTAGCTAAAAGGGATTCACGGGAACATTTGGTTGCTGCAGAAATGCACAACATAAAATTCATAGATATGCTAGTCATCAACCTTTACCAATTTGAGAAAATAATTGCCCGCGAAAATTCAACTCTTGATGAAATCTTGGAAAACATTGATATCGGTGGTCCTGCAATGATCCGAGCCGGGGCAAAGAATTACAAGTATGTCACTGTGATCACAGATCCAGAAGATTACCCTTCAATTCTAAGGGAAATGAACGAAAGCGGTGGGTCTGTATCCGAGGGAACAAACTTCAAGCTAGCGCTAAAAGCTTTCCAACTAACAGCAAGATACGATGGAATAATTTCAAATTACCTTGGTAGGTTAAGATTAGATGGGGAACTACGCCCATTTCCGGAGACCTTTACCTTTCAAGTTTCGCTTGTTCAAGAATTACGTTACGGAGAAAATCCTCACCAGAAAGCGGCATTTTACAGAGAAATTTCGCCAACCCTCTCATCCATCGCATCAGCACGACAGCTTCAGGGTAAAGAGCTGTCCTACAACAATATCATGGACGCTGACGCTGCGTGGCAGGCGGTCAATGATTTCTCACAACCCGCTGCTGTCATTGTTAAGCATGCAAATCCTTGCGGAGTGGCTATCTCAAAAGACCTCAAAGATGCTTTTTTTAAAGCCCTAGAAACAGATCCAGTATCAGCTTTCGGAGGGATTGTAGCCTTTAACAGGCCTGTGGATGCAGAAACCGCTCGATTACTTACAGATATTTTTCTCGAAATAGTTATAGCACCAGCTTTCGAAGAGGATGCAAAGGTAATCCTCTCATCGAAGAAAAACCTACGCATTTTAGAAGTTCCTTGTCTAAGTGCCCCCCCAAAAGGGGACTTCGATTTTAGAAGAGTGGTGGGTGGTTTACTGGTACAGGAGAGGGATTACGATGGTACGGACATCCGTAAGGCAAAAGTGGTAACGGAGAGACATCCAACCGACGAAGAGTATGAAGCTCTAGATTTTGCATGGAGGGTCGTAAAATACGTAAAATCGAATGCAATTGTAGTGGCTACTAAAGATAAACTACTCGGTGTTGGAGCCGGCCAGATGAGCCGTGTTGATGCAGTAAGAATTGCCCTGATGAAAGCTGGATCAGCAGCAAGGGGTGCAGTTCTTGCGTCCGATGCATTTTTCCCGTTTCGAGACAGTGTGGATCTCGCAGCACAGGCAGGTATAACAGCTATCATTCAGCCGGGAGGTTCACTCCGAGACGAGGAGTCCATTGTAGCAGCCAATGAGCATGGTATAGCGATGATCTTCACTGGAGTACGTCATTTCAGACATTAA
- the purE gene encoding 5-(carboxyamino)imidazole ribonucleotide mutase: MSLQSKPVVSIVMGSENDLPIMREAAEVLKKFGVSYEYFLTSAHRSPERTWKFAKSAEERGIKIIIAGAGAAAHLPGVIASLTTLPVIGVPIDSTALGGLDALLSIAQMPGGVPVATMAIGKAGARNAALFAIRILSLTDDDLKGKLQNYFKELAENVEQKQKSLSI; the protein is encoded by the coding sequence ATGAGTTTACAAAGCAAACCGGTGGTGAGCATTGTTATGGGAAGTGAGAATGATCTCCCTATTATGAGAGAAGCCGCTGAGGTTTTAAAAAAATTCGGTGTTTCTTACGAGTATTTTCTGACCTCAGCCCATAGGTCACCCGAGAGGACTTGGAAATTTGCGAAATCAGCTGAAGAAAGAGGTATAAAGATAATTATCGCTGGTGCTGGTGCAGCGGCGCATTTACCAGGGGTCATCGCTTCCCTTACCACGTTACCGGTCATAGGTGTACCTATAGATTCTACAGCACTGGGAGGACTCGACGCGCTTCTTTCCATAGCACAGATGCCGGGTGGAGTACCCGTAGCAACAATGGCAATTGGAAAAGCAGGTGCGAGAAACGCCGCCCTTTTTGCTATCCGTATCTTATCATTAACGGACGATGATTTGAAAGGTAAACTACAAAATTATTTCAAAGAATTGGCTGAAAATGTAGAACAAAAACAGAAAAGCTTATCCATATGA
- a CDS encoding L-threonylcarbamoyladenylate synthase produces MILKIDPEKPEDSLIEKVISFMREGGVVVYPTETFYGLGADYENKHAIEKIFHLKGRTFSNPIALIGKGREDLFLITNQISESARKLIDVFWPGPLTLVFKALPSVSSLLHAGTGKIGIRVSPHPIAQKLTSNLGKPITATSANISGHKECRTAAEFIDQVGIRDDLMIIDGGPSPGGRGSTILDVSCEPPLLIREGAIPYEKIKSVIQT; encoded by the coding sequence ATGATACTGAAAATTGATCCAGAAAAACCGGAAGATTCTCTCATTGAAAAAGTAATTAGCTTCATGAGAGAGGGTGGGGTTGTCGTTTACCCAACCGAAACCTTCTACGGTCTCGGCGCTGATTATGAAAACAAGCACGCAATTGAAAAGATATTCCATCTCAAGGGTCGCACTTTCAGTAACCCCATAGCCCTTATCGGCAAAGGAAGAGAAGATCTCTTTCTCATTACAAATCAAATTTCAGAATCAGCAAGAAAATTAATAGATGTTTTCTGGCCAGGGCCACTTACACTTGTATTTAAGGCTCTACCCTCAGTTTCATCTCTACTACATGCGGGAACTGGAAAAATAGGCATTAGAGTATCACCCCATCCCATAGCCCAGAAATTAACATCAAACTTGGGAAAACCAATAACAGCCACGAGTGCAAACATTTCAGGCCACAAGGAGTGTCGAACAGCAGCAGAGTTCATCGATCAGGTGGGAATCAGAGACGATCTCATGATCATAGATGGAGGACCTTCACCTGGTGGTAGAGGTTCAACAATTTTGGACGTCAGTTGTGAACCCCCACTCCTTATAAGAGAGGGTGCGATTCCATATGAGAAGATAAAATCGGTTATTCAAACTTGA
- a CDS encoding glycosyltransferase family 2 protein, translating to MLLGKKIIVVMPAYNAAKTILKTHEEVLAQGIVDLVIIVDDASSDKTVEIARTLPKTKVYVHEKNRGYGANQKTCYKLALEEGGDIIIMVHPDYQYTPKLIPAMAYLIANGLYPCVIGSRILGGYALKGGMPWWKYVANRVLTFAENIIIGAKLSEYHTGYRAFSRETLLSIPFDKNSDDFTFDNQVLAQILWKGYTIAEISCPTKYFEEASSINFTQSVRYGIGCLATAFTFRLSKMGILKSPLFISDHVHNKK from the coding sequence ATGCTTCTCGGCAAAAAGATTATCGTTGTGATGCCAGCATACAATGCTGCAAAAACAATCCTAAAAACCCACGAAGAAGTCTTAGCTCAGGGTATTGTGGATCTTGTCATTATAGTTGATGACGCCAGTTCAGATAAAACAGTTGAAATTGCTCGAACTTTACCTAAAACAAAAGTTTATGTTCACGAAAAAAACAGAGGATACGGGGCAAATCAAAAAACATGTTACAAACTCGCCCTAGAAGAGGGTGGGGATATAATAATAATGGTACACCCCGATTATCAATACACACCAAAGTTGATCCCTGCTATGGCCTATTTAATAGCAAACGGCCTCTATCCCTGTGTAATCGGATCCCGCATACTCGGCGGCTATGCCTTGAAAGGAGGAATGCCCTGGTGGAAATACGTAGCAAACAGAGTTCTTACATTTGCGGAAAACATAATTATAGGTGCAAAACTTTCAGAATACCATACAGGATACAGAGCGTTCTCCAGAGAGACTCTGCTATCCATACCATTCGACAAAAACTCGGATGATTTTACGTTCGACAACCAGGTATTAGCTCAGATCCTCTGGAAGGGTTATACTATAGCAGAAATAAGCTGCCCAACCAAATACTTCGAAGAAGCCTCAAGTATAAACTTCACCCAAAGTGTACGCTACGGTATAGGATGTCTAGCCACAGCATTTACATTCCGTCTGAGTAAAATGGGTATACTTAAATCCCCACTTTTCATCAGCGATCACGTTCACAATAAAAAATAA